From the Chloroflexus aurantiacus J-10-fl genome, one window contains:
- the puf2C gene encoding cytochrome c-554 Puf2C, translated as MQSSRPSDRQLAIVVSVAVGIVVAVITTATFWWVYDLTLGRAQREAAQTAGARWSPSDGIKVITSSPPVTPTDGRQNWMGTQAWNEGVQAGQAWIQQYPNTVNVQVLIGMSSAQIWTYMQQYVSGALGVGCQYCHNINNFASDEYPQKIAARNMLRLVRDVNAEFIVNLPNWQGNYVQCATCHNNAPNNLEGFGAQFINSVPPIKVTVDPLDANGMAILDPAQKPEAIREPVLLKDAILFYIYNYQVWKPFDPNDPESGRGSLALTYDGGRTQDQVTINQNVMNYQAWSLGVGCTFCHNSRNFVAYELNPAGDNVLNPLYAYNKLKAQRMLLLTTWLAENWPRYGAIAKPEIPTGSGAASRYSYQRLGDGQIYNVPGCYTCHQGNNIPLASINQANIPSGDAGIVVLPPQIRGR; from the coding sequence ATGCAATCGTCACGACCAAGTGATCGGCAATTGGCGATCGTTGTTTCGGTGGCGGTGGGAATCGTTGTCGCGGTCATTACGACGGCCACCTTCTGGTGGGTATACGATTTGACGTTAGGCCGTGCGCAACGGGAGGCCGCACAAACAGCCGGTGCACGCTGGAGTCCAAGTGACGGGATTAAAGTTATCACCAGCTCACCTCCGGTCACTCCCACCGATGGCCGCCAGAACTGGATGGGTACGCAGGCATGGAACGAAGGAGTACAGGCTGGTCAGGCCTGGATCCAACAGTATCCAAATACGGTAAATGTCCAGGTGCTGATTGGGATGAGTTCAGCCCAAATCTGGACGTACATGCAGCAGTATGTTTCGGGTGCCCTTGGCGTTGGTTGTCAATATTGTCACAACATCAACAACTTTGCCAGTGATGAATATCCGCAGAAGATTGCCGCCCGGAACATGTTGCGTCTGGTGCGTGACGTAAATGCAGAGTTCATTGTCAACCTCCCCAACTGGCAGGGGAATTATGTCCAGTGCGCAACCTGTCATAACAATGCACCTAATAATCTTGAGGGATTCGGTGCTCAATTTATCAATTCGGTGCCACCGATTAAGGTAACGGTTGATCCGCTCGATGCCAATGGAATGGCGATCCTTGACCCGGCGCAGAAGCCCGAAGCGATTCGCGAGCCGGTGCTGCTCAAAGATGCCATCCTCTTCTATATTTACAATTATCAGGTCTGGAAGCCATTCGATCCCAATGATCCCGAAAGTGGGCGTGGTTCACTTGCCCTGACCTATGATGGCGGTCGCACGCAGGATCAGGTGACCATTAACCAGAACGTGATGAATTATCAAGCCTGGTCGCTTGGGGTTGGCTGTACGTTCTGTCACAACTCGCGTAACTTTGTGGCCTATGAGCTGAATCCGGCTGGCGATAATGTCCTTAATCCGCTGTACGCCTACAATAAGTTGAAGGCACAACGTATGTTACTGCTGACAACCTGGCTGGCCGAGAACTGGCCGCGCTACGGCGCGATTGCTAAACCGGAAATTCCTACCGGTAGTGGTGCAGCCAGCCGCTATTCGTACCAGCGTCTGGGTGATGGTCAGATTTACAATGTGCCCGGCTGTTACACCTGCCACCAGGGGAATAATATCCCACTGGCGTCAATCAATCAGGCCAATATTCCATCTGGTGATGCAGGGATTGTGGTCTTACCACCTCAAATTCGCGGACGGTAA
- the pufB gene encoding light-harvesting antenna LH1, beta subunit: MRDDDDLVPPKWRPLFNNQDWLLHDIVVKSFYGFGVIAAIAHLLVYLWKPWLP; the protein is encoded by the coding sequence ATGCGCGACGACGATGATCTGGTTCCACCAAAATGGCGTCCGCTGTTTAACAACCAGGACTGGCTGCTGCACGACATCGTGGTGAAGTCGTTCTACGGCTTTGGTGTCATTGCAGCCATTGCCCACCTGCTGGTCTATCTCTGGAAACCGTGGCTTCCCTAG
- the pufA gene encoding light-harvesting protein, translated as MQPRSPVRTNIVIFTILGFVVALLIHFIVLSSPEYNWLSNAEGGALLLSAARALFGI; from the coding sequence ATGCAGCCTCGCAGCCCGGTGCGGACGAATATCGTCATTTTTACTATTCTCGGTTTTGTGGTGGCGCTGCTTATCCACTTCATCGTTCTGAGCAGCCCAGAGTACAACTGGCTGTCGAATGCCGAAGGCGGTGCTCTGCTGTTAAGTGCAGCGCGTGCGCTGTTCGGGATTTGA